The genomic DNA GTGAGCGGAACGACGCGCCTCTGGGACAATCAGGCACTCCTGGCCGTCGCGACACTCCGCGACCCGGCCCGCACTCGCATCATGCGCTGGCTCTCGGATCTCGGCAACTGGCAATGGGAAGTGCCGCTCGCGTTCGGCATCGCCATGGCGCTGGGCCTTCGCTCGAAAAGGAACGCTGCGCGACGATTTCTCGCGATCGGCGTGTCGGGCGAACTCCTCTACGCGGCCAGCAAGTTCCTCTTCCATCGGCCCCGGCCAACGATCATCCCGCACCTGGGGCAGGCCGGCTGGTATTCCTACCCATCGGGCCATGCGATGCTCGCGGTGATTCTGTGGGGGTATGGGCTGGCGGAACTCGCCACGATCGTCGACTGGCGCGGGGGCAAGATGGTAATGTGGCTTCTCGCCGTTGTCCTGCCGTGCGCCATCGCCTCGTCGCGCGTCTATCTCGGCGTACACTACCCGAGCGACGTGCTCGGTGCGCTCTGTCTCGGCGTGGCGTGGGTCCTGCTCTGGTCGGCACCGCCATCGGAATCGCCCAGCCAGCTGGAGACTTCGGCCGCACCCTCGATCAAGTAGCCGATCCGATCCGAAAGCTCGCGCGCCGCGTCGAGGTCGGCAGTGAGCGACGAGGCCGCGGTGTGATCGGTCGTCATCCGCAGCAGCCCGAGGCGCAACGTCTCGATCGCCGCCACCGCGCGTTGCAGACGATCGGCCCACGCCGGATCATCGCCGTGCGCGAGATGGGTGCGGGCCCGTGCCGCAGCGTCCTCGAGCCGCGCGACAACATTCGGGAGGTCCGACAGGACGTTGCGGTCGGCCTGCGGCAACGCACCGAACAAGGTCGCGGTGATGTCGCCAAGGGCTGTCTCGGTCTTGCGCCAGCCGGTCCAGCGCCGCACGACGCGCTGCTTGAGCCCGGCCGACGCCACGCGCCCGGCGAGGTCACCAAGCGGCGAATTCCAGAACCAGAGTCGCACCCTCGCGAAGTGATCGCGGATCCCGACGCGCCGGCCGGGAAAGACCAGTCCGAAGAGTGCGCCCCCTATCGTTGCCGTGGTGAACGCCGCGAAGAGCGCGAAGAAGTCGCGCGACATCGGCCCGCCGGTGCTGATGAAGACGCCGCCGAACAACGACGCGACCGCGCCACAGAATGCGAAGTACGTGAGCACGCGGATCAATCGCGCCAGCGGGTGCACCGGGCGCGACGCCTCGTAGCGTAGCTCCTCTTCGCGACGCTCCAGCGCCACGAGCGTGCCGTGGCGGAGATCATCGAGCGTGGCGCCGGCTTCGATCGCCTTGCGCGTTTCGCTCAGCCGCCACAGCGCGTGCGCGATCCACGGGGCCACCGTTGCCGCGGCGCACATCGCCATGAAGGCGACTGCCTGCCACGGCCAGAGTCCGGTGAGGAGCGCTCCCACCAACGCCATCGTGCCGACGCCATAGAAGAAGCACGACCAGATGACATAGATCCCCTTGAGCTCGCGACCGCGCTCCACCCAGACGCGCACCGGGACCGAGAGTTCTCCACTGGTCGTGATCGACGCGCCGAGCGCTTCGGCAAACGCTTCCGCCGAGTCGAAGCGGAGGTCGGGACTCTTCTCGAGCGCGCGATCGATCGCGTTGGCGAAGATCGACGGCGTGCCCGGGGCCGCCTCGATCAGCGGCGTCGCGCGCCGGGTGATATGCTGCGCCAGGAGCTGCTGGATATCGCCTTCAAATGGCGGCCGCCCCACGATACAGTGATATCCGACGGCGCCGAGGGCATAGAGATCGCTCCGGCCGTCGACCTCTTCGCCTGCGGCCTGTTCCGGCGCGACGTATTCCGGCGTGCCGACCACCGGGTGCCGGAGGCCGTCGCCCGCTCCCATCAGTCGCGCGATGCCGAAATCGGTGACGACAGCGCGATCACTTCCCGCCTCGAGGAGGATGTTGTCGGGTTTGACGTCACGGTGGATCACATGCTGCGCGTGGGCGTAGGCAAGCGCGTAGGCGGTGTCCCGCAGGACCCTCGTGGTAGTGACATGTCCGAGATTTCCGACGCGACGCAGTCGCTCCCCGAGCGTCTCGCCTTCGACGTACCGCATGGCGTAAAAGACGAACGGTCCCGCCTCCTCGACGGCGTGGATCGGGACGATGTTGGGATGGGCAAGGCGCGCCGCCATTCGCGCCTCGTCGAGGAAACGCTGGCGAAGGTCGACGCGAGAGGCACGTTCCGGCGGCAGGAGCTTGAGCGCCACTGGCCGATCGAGGCGGACGTCGCGGGCGAGATAGACGATGCCCATCCCGCCGCGGCCGATTTCGCGCTCAAGTGAATAGCGCCCGGCGAGCGCCTCCTGCAAGGCGAGAAAGACGGCGTCGGGGCGAGAGGTAGGGTCGGGCATCGGTGCTGTAGAATACCTAACGTCAACAGCCGGTCGCAGATTCGCGGCCGGCTGTCCGTTGACTCACTCCCCGGCGGTCGCCGGAGTGCCGCTACTTGTTGCTGACGTTCGGTCCGCCGAGTTCGCCGTCGTCACCGAGATCGGCCGGGACCACGACGCCATGGGCGCCGAGCTTCCGGAAGAGATCCCATTGCGCTGCCTTGGCTGCCGACTCGGCGCCACCGTTGTACATCGCGGCGATGATCAGCGTCCCGTCGTTGCGACCGAGGTATCCCACCAGCGTCGAGACGTTGGTCAGCGTGCCGGTCTTGGCGCGGACCACGCCCGCTTCCGGCAACCCGCTGGCGAGCCGGCGCAGCGTACCGAAGCCGTTTGCGGGGAAGAGCATCGGGAAGTTTCGCCCGGCCGCTGTCTGCGGGATCTTCGCGAGGTACGTGGTGAAGACGATCGGCGCCACGCGATCCTCTTCCGAAAGGCCGCTGCCATCCACCATGTGCACGCCATCGAGCCCGGTCACCTTGCGCACGAAGTCGGTGAGCTGACTCGCGGGCGTCGTATTGCTGCCGCCCCAGAGGAGCATCATCTCGGCGCCGATGTTGAGCGAGCGGGTGTTGACCTCGTGCGCGATCGAATCGAACGTCGCCGACGCGACCTCGGCGAGGACGCGCTTGTTGGCCATCCCGGGCGCCGAGATTCCCGACGCACGGGTCCACTGAATCCCGGCCGCAGACGTGGCGTGCTGCCAGACCGCTTCGAGAACGGCGGTCGGATCGGTCGACACCGCTTCAAAACGCCGGGCGCGGCCGTGCAATCCGATCTTGCCGCTCACCACCCAGTGGCCATCCTTGCCGGCCGAGAAGTGCAGGCCGGTGCCGCGACCCGCCACGGTCTTCGCCGCCATCTCGACCAGTGATCCGACGCCACTCGGTGCATCACCGATGACGACCGGGCGCGCACCAAGCTTGGCGCCGGGACCGACGGTCACCGAGACGACATTTTCGTTGAGCGTGATCGGACCGATCGGCGGTGCGTAGATCCGGCCGCGGAAACGGTCGGACCAGACCGCGGGATAAATCGAGCGCGGCGCACCGACGGTCGTCGCCGAGCTGGTCGTGACGTCGAGCGGCCCGACAAGACGGCGAATACCGATTGCAGCGAGCTGCTGGGCAAGCTGTTCCAGGGTCGGCCCGGCGCGGTCCGCGCGCTCGAGGGTCGGATCGCCGTTCATCTCCAGCGCCCACCGCCCCACCCAGGTTCCGCTTGCCGAATCGACGTGTCCCGACCCGATCACCCGGGTGGCGCGGCGTGCATCGCCGCCGACCTCGGTCCGCGTGAATCCCGTGGTGAGCACCTTCGCGGTCGACGCCGGGATCATCGGCGTGTCGGCGTTCATTTGCCAGAGGACCTTGCCGGTCTGATCGGCAATGACGATGCCCCACGTCCCCGGCGCGCGGTGCGACGCCCGGGTCCACCAGGCGTTCATCACCGGCGTCACATCGGCCGCGGTCGTCTGCGCCTGCAGTCGCGGAGCATGCGCCGCGGCCGGGACGGCGACGAGGAGGGCGGTGATGGCGGCGCGACAGGACATCGGAATCCGTGGTGAGTGGTCCATTGGCATTAGAACAAGACGATTTCGACCGCTGTTCCTAGACCTATTTCAAATGCAACTTCGCGATCGTCTGGAGCTGCATGTTGCTGGTGCCTTCGTAAATCACGCCGATCTTGGCGTCGCGGTAGAACTTTTCTACTGGATATTCGCGGCTGTAACCGTAACCGCCGAAAAGCTCTACGGCCTGACCTGCGATCCGGTTGGCGGTCACTGATGAGAAGAGTTTCGCCATCGCCGCCTCCCGGGTGAAGGGAAGGCCGGCATCCTTGAGCCGAGCGGCGTTGTAGACCATCAGGCGGGCGGCCTCGAGGTCGGTCGCCATCTGGGCCACCTGGAACTGCACACCTTGAAACTCTGCAAGTGTCTTGCCGAACTGCTTCCGCTCCCGGATGTATCGCAAGGCCGCATCGAGCGCGCCCTGCGCGACGCCGACCATCTGCGCCCCGATCCCGATCCGCCCTTCGTTGAGCGTCTCGATCGAGATCTTGTACCCCTGGCCGACCGGGCCCAGGACGTTGGCTGCTGGGACGCGGCAGTTTTCGAGGATCAGCTCCACCGTGCTCGATGCCCGGATACCGAGTTTCTTCTCGCGCTTGCCGACGGAGAAGCCGGGAAACTCGCGCTCGACCAGGAAGGCCGTGATCCCCTTGTACCCCTTGGACGGATCGACGTTGGCGAAGACGATGAAGATGCCGGCCTCCGCGCCGCTGGTGATCCAGAACTTCCGGCCGGTCAGGAGCCAGTCATTGCCCTCTTGCGTTGCGCGACATTCAAGGGCGAACGCGTCAGATCCCGACGCCGGCTCGGAGAGCGCGAAGGCGCCGAGCAGGTCGGTGGTAAGGCGCGGGAAGTAGCGCGCCTTCTGCTCGTCATTCCCCCAGCGGATCAGCGCGTTGTTGAAGAGCGTGTTGTGGACGTCAACATAGATCGCCGCCGACGCGTCGACGCGGGCAAGTTCCTCGATCGCGAGCATGGCGAGGAAGATCGTCGCGCCCGCGCCGCCGTATTGCTCCGGGATCTCGATCCCCATCAGGCCGAGCTCGAAGAACTTGGTGATCAGGTCGGGGCGCATCTGCGACGCTTCATCCATCTCGTGGACGTGCGGTGCCACCTCGGTTTCTGCGAATTCACGCACCGTCTGGCGGAAGAGTTCCTCTTCCTCGGAGAGGACGGAGAGTGGCGTGGCGGCGGCGGCGACGGTCATCGAGCGACTCAGCTGTGGGAGAACGGAAAAGATAAAAGAGAACCGGGGCGAGAGAAGGGAACGGGTGGTACGCGTCGAGCTACTGCAGCACCTCCAGGGCGACGTCCACCTTCCCGAGCGGGGCCGATACCTGCACACCAGCCATCTGCCCGCGGATCGCGGCCAGCATCTCTCGCGCAATGGCAATCCCCTCGGCCAATGCTGCGTCCTTGCCGCGTTCGCTGGCGGTTCGCATCCGGTGCAGCGTGCTCGCCGGCACGGTGACCCCGGGGACTTCGTTCGCGAGGAATTCCGCGTTGCGCAGCGACACCAGCGGCCAGATCCCGGCGATAATCGGAATCCGGAACGCGGCAGCTCGCTCGAGGAACCGCTCCAGCTGCGCCTGGTCGAAGACGGGCTGCGTCATCGCGAAGCGCGCCCCCGCTTCGACCTTCCACGCGAAGCGGCGCAGTTCCCGATCGAGGTCGACCGCCGCCGGATTCACGCCCACGCCGGGGACAAAGCGCGTTGGTGCGCCGATCGGATTGCCGCCCGGATCGAGGCCGCGGTTCAGCCGCGATACCAGGTTGGTCAGGCCGATCGAATCGATGTCGAAGACCGCGGTGGCATCGGGATACGGCCCCATCTTGGGCGGATCGCCGGTCACGATCAGGAGGTTGCGCAGTCCCGCCGCTGACGCGCCCAGAAGATCGGAGAGCATGCCGAGGAGGTTGCGGTCCCGGCAGGCGTAGTGAACCACCGCTTCGAGACCGACATCGCGCTCGATCAGCAATCCGGAGATCAGCGCCCCCTGCCGGCTTTGTGCCCGCGGGCCGTCGGGAATGTTGACCGCATCGATCCCCGCCGCCTTGAGCGCCCGTGCCTGAGCCAGCATCGGCCCGGGATCGACGCCGCGCGGGGGCACCACTTCCACCGTGGTGATCCACGAACCGGTCGCCAGCTTGGCGCCGAAGTTCGATCGCTGGTCGAGTGCGACTTCGGAGGTCCCCTGCGCCGTGCCGGCCACGGCAGAGACCGGTATTGTCGTCGACGGAGTTCGTGGCTGGGTACTCCGCACGAACGATCGGATCGCGCGCACGTGCGACGGCGTGGTCCCGCAGCATCCGCCGACAAATCGCACGCCGAGTTCAACCATTCGGCGCGCGTACTCGGCGACGTACTCCGGCGAGGCCATGTAGATCTTGCGGTCGGCGACATCGCGCGGCAGTCCGGCGTTCGGTTGCGCCGATACCGGGACGCTCACCACGCGCACCAAACGCTCGGCGGTCTCGAGCACCACCTGCGGGCCGATCGAACAGTTGACCCCGATCACGTCGGCGCCGGCACCCTCCAGCGCCGGACCGAACGCCTCGGGGGCGGTACCATACGCGGTGCGTCCATCGAGGCCAACCGTCACCTGCGCGATGATCGCGAGGTCGCTCCGGTCGCGCACCGCGCGGATGGCGGCTTCGAGTTCGGCCACATCGGAGAACGTTTCCAGGCAGAATCCGTCGACGCCGCCGGCAAGCAGGCCGTCGATCTGCCGCCCGAACATCGCAGCCGCTTCGTCACGCCCCAGTTCGCCGAACGGTTCCAGCCGGACACCGAGGGGACCGATCGCTCCGACGATGGTGCAGGAGGAATCGACCGCACCGCGGGCGAGACGCGCCGCCGCCGCGTTGAGTGATTCGACGTCGGCGCCGAGCCCGTACTGTGCGAGCTTGGCCGGATTGGCGCCGAAGGTGTTGGTCTCGATGATTTCCGCGCCGGCGTCGGCGTACGCCGCGTGGACGCTCGCGACGACATCCGGCGCCTTCGTCACCAGCTCGTCGAAGCAGGCGTTGAGGAAAACTCCCTTGTCGTACAGCATCGTCCCCATCGCGCCGTCGATGAGATGGACGCGGCGGTCGGCGATCAACTCGCGGAGCGTGGTCATCGCCCCGCCCGCGCGTAGCCGAGGACCGGCGAGAGCCACCGTTCGGCGGTGGCAAGGTCCCACCCTTTGCGGCGCGCATAATCCTCGACCTGGTCGCGGCCGATCCGGCCGACGCCGAAGTACCGCGCGTCCGGCCGCCAGAAATACCAGCCGCTCACCGACGCCCCCGGCCACATCGCGAACGATTCCGTCAGCGTGATCCCGGTGGTGCGTTCGAGGTCGAGGAGCGCGCGGATGGTTTCCTTTTCGGTGTGATCAGGCGTCGCGGGATACCCGGGGGCAGGGCGGATCCCCTGATAGCGTTCGTGGATCAGCGCATCGTTGTCGAGGCATTCGTCGGGCGCGTATCCCCAGTGCGTCCGGCGGACCTCTTCGTGAAGCCGTTCGGCGAAGGCCTCCGCGAGCCGGTCGGCGAGTGCCGACAGGATGATCGCGCGATAATCGTCGTGCTGACGTTTGGCGGCGTCGGTCAGCTCGGTGAGTCCGTGCCCCGTGGTCACGGCAAATGCGCCGACATAGTCTGCGACCCCGGAGGCCACCGGTGCCACAAAATCGGCGAGCGCGATGGACGGACGGTTGTCCTTGCGCTGCGCCTGCTGGCGAAGGGTGTGCACCCTCGCCCGTTCGGTGTCGCGACTATCGTCCTGGTACAGGATGATGTCGTCGCCCCACGCGTTCGCCGGCCAGAACCCGACGACACCGCGCGCGACCAGCGTGCCACGCGCTTCGACCTCGTCCAGGATCCGCGATGCATCGGCAAAGAGGTCGCTCGCCGCGCGACCGTGGTCGGGATGCGTGAGAATCGCCGGATACGCGCCGGGCATCTCCCACGCCTGGAAGAACGGCGTCCAGTCGATGCGGCGCCGCAGATCGGCGAGCGGCCACCGGTCGAACGCGCGGATCCCGACAACACTCGGCACCGGCGGCGGAATCGTGAGATCCACGGGGAAGGCGTTGCGGCGGGCGGCCTCAATCGTCAGCAGCGTTCCTTCGTGCTCACCCGCCCGTGCCGCGCGAATCCCCGCATACTCCGCGGCAACCGACGCGGCAAAGGCCGGACGTTGCGCCGGATCGCGGAGTGCATTCGCCACGGGGACCGCGCGCGACGCATCGAGGACGTGCACCACCGGCCCGGTGTACGCCGGTGCGATGCGCAGCGCAGTGTGGGTGCGGGATGTGGTCGCACCACCGATCAGGATCGGGACGTCGAACCGCTCACGCTCGAATTCCGACGCCACGAACGCCATCTCGTCGAGCGACGGCGTGATCAGCCCCGATAATCCCACCATGTCGACCTGCTCGCGGCGCGCCGTTTCGATGATCGTTGCCGCGGAGACCATCACGCCGAGATCGATGACTTCCCATTCGTTGCACTGCAACACCACGCCGACGATGTTCTTGCCGATGTCGTGTACGTCGCCCTTTACCGTGGCGAGGAGGATCCGGCCGCTGCGGCGCGGCGACCCACCGCCACGCTGCGCCTCGAGGAACGGAATCAGGTAGGCGACCGCGCGCTTCATCACGCGCGCACTCTTCACCACCTGGGGAAGAAACATCTTCCCGGCCGCAAACAGATCGCCGACGATGTTCATCCCCGCCATCAGCGGCCCTTCGATCACGTCGAGTGGTCGCGCCGCGAGCTGCCGCGCTTCTTCGGTGTCGGCTTCAATGAACTCGACGATGCCATGCACCAGCGCGTGGGATAGTCGTTCGGAAGGCGTGCCATTGCGCCAGGAGAGATCGGCGGTCGCGGCGGCGCGGCCCTTGGCACGATCGGCGACCTCGAGCAGCCGCTCGGTCGCGTCGGCGCGCCGATTCCAGAGGACGTCGGCGACGCGTTCGCGCAGTTCCGGATCGAGATCGTCGATCACCGGAAGCTGGCCGGCGTTGACGATCCCCATGTCGAGTCCGGCGGCAATCGTCCGCTCGAGGAAGACAGCGTGGATCGCCTCGCGGACCGCATCGTTGCCGCGGAAGGAGAACGAGACGTTGCTGATCCCGCCGCTGGTGAGTGCGCCGGGACAGCGCTGCTTCACCTGGCGAACCGCTTCAACGAAGGCATTGCCGTAATCGGCGTGCGCTTCGATGCCGGTCCCCACCGCGAAGACGTTGGCGTCGAGAATCACATCGCCCGGCGCGAACCCGACGCGATCGACCAGGATGCGGAACGCCCGCTCGAGAATCGCAACCCGCTGCTCGACCGTGTCGGCCTGGCCATGCTCGTCGAACGCCATCACCACTGCCGCAGCACCGTAGCGCCGCACCAGGCGCGCCTGCTCGAGGAATCTCGCCTCCCCCTCCTTGAGCGACAGCGAATTCACCACGCTCTTCCCCTGCAGCGCCTTGAGCCCGGACTCGATTACCGACCACTTCGACGAATCGACCATCACCGGCACCCGCGCGATCGCAGGGTCGGACGCGATCAACCGGAGGAAGGTCGACATCGCCGCCTCGCCGTCGAGCAGCCCCTCGTCGAAGTTGACATCGATCATCTGCGCGCCGGCATCGACCTGCTGGCGTGCCACTTCGAGCGCCGCTTCATACTGCTGGTCCTGGATGAGTTTCGCGAAGCGTCGCGATCCGGTCACGTTGGTGCGCTCGCCGACGTTGACGAAGAGCGAATCGGGACGAATGAAGAACGGCTCGAGGCCGGCGAGCGCGGTGATTGCCGGCGCGGACGACGGAACTCGCGGCTTGACGCCGCGGATCGCCTCCGCGATCGCCGCGATATGATCGGGCGTCGTGCCGCAACAACCGCCGACGATGTTGACCAGCCCAGACCGCGCCCACTCTCCGATCTCGTTCGCCATCGTCGCCGCGTCGAGATCATAGCCGCCGAGGGCGTTGGGCAGCCCCGCGTTGGGGTGGGCACTCACCGCCACATCGGCGATGCGTGCGAGGTCCTGTACATGCTGCCGGAGCAGGTCGGGTCCGAGCGCGCAATTCAGCCCGATCGACAGCGGGCGCGCGTGTGCCAGGGAGATCCAGAACGCTTCGGCTGTCTGTCCCGAGAGGGTCCGCCCGCTGCGATCGGTGATCGTCCCCGAGATCATCACCGGGACGCGGAAGCCGAGGTCGTCGAAGAGCTGCTCGACGCCGAAGACCGCCGCCTTCGCGTTGAGCGTGTCGAACACCGTTTCGATCAGCAGCACGTCGGCGCCGCCATCGATCAATCCACGCGCCGCCTCACGATACGCCGCCGCGAGCTGATCGAAGGAGACATTGCGGAAGGCGGGATCGTCGACGCGAGGCGAGAGCGAGGCCGTCCCCGAGGTCGGGCCGAGGACACCAGCGACGTACCGTGGTCGATCGGCGGTCTCGAACGCGTCAGCCGCGTCGCGCGCCACCCGAGCCGCAGCGACGTTGATTTCGTGAACCGCCTCCTGCGTGCCATACTCCGCCTGCGAGATCCGCGTGGCATTGAACGAATTCGTCTCGACGATGTCGGCGCCGGCGCGGAGATATGCGGCGTGTATCTCCCCGACCACGTCGGGCCGGGTGATGCAGAGGAGATCGTGATTTCCCTTGAGGTCGCGATGCGAATCGGCGAACCGCTCGCCGCGATAGTCGGCTTCGGTCAATCCGACCCGCTGCAGCATCGTTCCCATTGCCCCGTCGAGGAGCAGGATGCGCTCGGCGAGCAGCGGCTCCAGCCGATGCAGGCGCGACGTACGCTGATGAAGAGGGTCGGTCACGTGGCTAGAAGAGTCCCCGCATCACGACGCCTTCGGCCACATACAGCAGGAAGTACGCGACGATCGGGGTCACGTCGAAGATCCCGATCGGCGGAATGACGCGGTGCAGCGGCTCGATGAGCCAGTCGGTGAGGATGTTCACGATCCGCATCGGACCGGCATGTGGGTTGATGCTCAACCAGGAGGCGATCACGCGGATCATGATCGCGAACATGAGGATCTCGAACACCGAGTGCACCAGCAATGCGACGAGGAAGCCGCTCTCCGCGCTCTGGTAGGCACTCACGATGAAGCCGATCAACCAGTTGATCAGCGCGATGAACGCCAGGCCGGCAACCACGACCACGCCGACCAGCCAGATCGGGGCATCCTGGGGATTGGCGCCGGCGCGCGCGAGGCGCCGCTCCAGCGGGACCACGACCGGATCGCTGCTGCGGCGCACCAGGCGCGCCCAGCCGCCGAACGCCGACAGCGATCCGCGGCGCACGGCCCAGTGCGTGAGTGCCACGACCATGGCGCATGCAAAAGCGCCCGCCACAAGGATGCGGGCGCCGTAGACGATGTCGAGGAGCAGGCTGTCGGACAACCGCTGCTACTCCATCACGAACTCGCGTGCGAAGGCGACTTCGAATGCGAAGGTCTTCGCGCGCGAACGCGTCTCCATCAAATCGGCGATTCGCTTGAGTCGCTCCGGGACCTCGAGCATCCGCTCCTGCGCCTTGCGGCCCCAATCATCGAGCCCTTCGAGCGCCTCGATCCGCCAGTGCGACAGCTGATCCTGCACGATGCGCAGGTAATCGCGCGGCCCGTAGATCCCTGACCGGCGAATCACGTCGGCGAATTCCTTGAAGCCGGGAATCGTGACGCCCGGCATGTCGATCGCCGGCAGCACCTGTGCCGCCGAGCGAAGTGCCTCGCTCGGATCGCGCTTGAGGATCTCGGTGAAGACCTTCCGGTAGAACGTGAAATGCCGCGCCTCTTCCATCGCGATTTTCGCGAGAATGCCCCCGAGGAGCGGTTCGTATTCCTGGATCACGCGTCCCGTGTTGGCGTGCGAGTATTGCGTGGCGCGCTCCTGAAGCGTGGTGTAGACGAAGACGCGGTACGGGTCCTTGTCCCACTCCGGGTTGAACCCCGCCTTGATGTACTCGAACTTGAGCTGCTCCATCTTGCGCTGATCCACAACGTTGGTGTCGCGCATGTATTCGCTCAACACCGTGCCGTGACGATCTTCTTCTGCGGTCCAGAGATTGTTCCAGTTGCGCCAGTGGGAATCCTCGCCGAGATAGACGGCGATGATCCGGTGGAAATGCGGCAGCCCTTCCTCGGTCAGGGTGTTGAGGGCGAGCGCTGCCCGGCAGGCGTCCGGGATCCCGGCCACCCGCTCCCGGAGCGAACGCAAATGCTCCGCGGGGTCGACGCCGGCCGGTGCCGCGAGGAGCTCGGTCGGAAACCAGAGCTCTCGCTTCCGGTCGTGCTCGACCATCATCTCGTGCACGGTGTTTTCGAGGTCCCGGAGAACCTCGACCTTCCGTGCCATCCGCCGTGCTGCGTCTGTCAGACTCATCAGCGTCCCGGTTGAACTTCCACGTTGCCGACCCGACGATCGTCCGCTTCACGATCCGGGCCAGCGGAGCCTTGGGCCGCGATGACGATCCACCGCGGATTCGAACGCTATAACAATGGTGAATTGCGGGCCGTTCCGAAAGGCATGCGACTCGAACCGCTGCCAACGCAAAGCAGTCTAATGGATTATCAGACAACGACTTACGACTATTTTGCCCGGCACTGCTCCGAGATCGCTTCGCGGTTCTGGCAGGCGATGGCGTCGTTCATTCCCTGGGCGAGAGGGCCGCATGCCGTGGTCTGGGCCGACCGGGCGGCTTCGGCCTCGGTCTCGTGGGATGCGGTGGCACAGTTGGTTTTGCCGTTGTAGGCGACGCAGACCTTGCAGGTCACTTTCTGGGCCGAGAGCGTCGACCAGGCGAGAAATGCGATGAATGCCAGGATCACGGCAGCGGTGATGAGGGGCTTCGGCTTCATGCGCAGAATCTAGCGGGCCAGGAAGGCGTCAGCCGGGATGGCAACATCCTCGCGGCGTCACAGCAGCAGCGTGCCGTGCAGGATGGCGAAGGCCACGGAGAAGTAGATCACCAGGCCGGTGACGTCGACCAGGGTGGCGACGAATGGCGCCGACGCGCTCGCAGGGTCGAGCTTGCAGGCCCGCAGCACGAACGGCAGCATCGACCCGGCCACCGAACCGAAGAGGACGACGCCGATCAGCGCCGCGAAGACCGTCGCTGCCACGAGCATGTAGTGCGGGCCATAGTCATAGCCGAGTTCGAGCCCGAGCAGTGTGCGGTGGTGCTTTGACAATACCTGCCAGAGGAGGACCCGGCAGAAGCCGATGGTCCCGAGCATGGTGCCGAGCGCGGCGCCGGTCGGAATGTCCCGAACCAGGGCGCGCCACCAGTCGCGAAGCGTGAGCTCGTTCACCGCCATCGCGCGGATCACCAGCGACGTCGATTGCGAACCCGAATTTCCTCCCGACGAAATGATCAGCG from Gemmatimonadales bacterium includes the following:
- a CDS encoding phosphatase PAP2 family protein; protein product: MRRPQLSVYSIGFLALFAIISVLVVSGTTRLWDNQALLAVATLRDPARTRIMRWLSDLGNWQWEVPLAFGIAMALGLRSKRNAARRFLAIGVSGELLYAASKFLFHRPRPTIIPHLGQAGWYSYPSGHAMLAVILWGYGLAELATIVDWRGGKMVMWLLAVVLPCAIASSRVYLGVHYPSDVLGALCLGVAWVLLWSAPPSESPSQLETSAAPSIK
- the dacB gene encoding D-alanyl-D-alanine carboxypeptidase/D-alanyl-D-alanine-endopeptidase, which produces MSCRAAITALLVAVPAAAHAPRLQAQTTAADVTPVMNAWWTRASHRAPGTWGIVIADQTGKVLWQMNADTPMIPASTAKVLTTGFTRTEVGGDARRATRVIGSGHVDSASGTWVGRWALEMNGDPTLERADRAGPTLEQLAQQLAAIGIRRLVGPLDVTTSSATTVGAPRSIYPAVWSDRFRGRIYAPPIGPITLNENVVSVTVGPGAKLGARPVVIGDAPSGVGSLVEMAAKTVAGRGTGLHFSAGKDGHWVVSGKIGLHGRARRFEAVSTDPTAVLEAVWQHATSAAGIQWTRASGISAPGMANKRVLAEVASATFDSIAHEVNTRSLNIGAEMMLLWGGSNTTPASQLTDFVRKVTGLDGVHMVDGSGLSEEDRVAPIVFTTYLAKIPQTAAGRNFPMLFPANGFGTLRRLASGLPEAGVVRAKTGTLTNVSTLVGYLGRNDGTLIIAAMYNGGAESAAKAAQWDLFRKLGAHGVVVPADLGDDGELGGPNVSNK
- a CDS encoding acyl-CoA dehydrogenase translates to MTVAAAATPLSVLSEEEELFRQTVREFAETEVAPHVHEMDEASQMRPDLITKFFELGLMGIEIPEQYGGAGATIFLAMLAIEELARVDASAAIYVDVHNTLFNNALIRWGNDEQKARYFPRLTTDLLGAFALSEPASGSDAFALECRATQEGNDWLLTGRKFWITSGAEAGIFIVFANVDPSKGYKGITAFLVEREFPGFSVGKREKKLGIRASSTVELILENCRVPAANVLGPVGQGYKISIETLNEGRIGIGAQMVGVAQGALDAALRYIRERKQFGKTLAEFQGVQFQVAQMATDLEAARLMVYNAARLKDAGLPFTREAAMAKLFSSVTANRIAGQAVELFGGYGYSREYPVEKFYRDAKIGVIYEGTSNMQLQTIAKLHLK
- a CDS encoding bifunctional homocysteine S-methyltransferase/methylenetetrahydrofolate reductase, which produces MTTLRELIADRRVHLIDGAMGTMLYDKGVFLNACFDELVTKAPDVVASVHAAYADAGAEIIETNTFGANPAKLAQYGLGADVESLNAAAARLARGAVDSSCTIVGAIGPLGVRLEPFGELGRDEAAAMFGRQIDGLLAGGVDGFCLETFSDVAELEAAIRAVRDRSDLAIIAQVTVGLDGRTAYGTAPEAFGPALEGAGADVIGVNCSIGPQVVLETAERLVRVVSVPVSAQPNAGLPRDVADRKIYMASPEYVAEYARRMVELGVRFVGGCCGTTPSHVRAIRSFVRSTQPRTPSTTIPVSAVAGTAQGTSEVALDQRSNFGAKLATGSWITTVEVVPPRGVDPGPMLAQARALKAAGIDAVNIPDGPRAQSRQGALISGLLIERDVGLEAVVHYACRDRNLLGMLSDLLGASAAGLRNLLIVTGDPPKMGPYPDATAVFDIDSIGLTNLVSRLNRGLDPGGNPIGAPTRFVPGVGVNPAAVDLDRELRRFAWKVEAGARFAMTQPVFDQAQLERFLERAAAFRIPIIAGIWPLVSLRNAEFLANEVPGVTVPASTLHRMRTASERGKDAALAEGIAIAREMLAAIRGQMAGVQVSAPLGKVDVALEVLQ